A stretch of DNA from Myxocyprinus asiaticus isolate MX2 ecotype Aquarium Trade chromosome 32, UBuf_Myxa_2, whole genome shotgun sequence:
CTTGGCTGACTTCACTATAAACAACATAGTAATATTATTCATCGTCGAGCGCAAGAGCGACAGAATACACGTATGTTTAAAGcagattgttttgttgtttactACAGTTCTTTTGCTACTATAGTACTGCTAGCGAGTAAAACACGACCCAAAATTACTTGACTAACATACAAATGACAATATAtaggacattatatatatatatatacacacatatatatatatatatatatatacacacacacacaaattacttGTAAACGAACAATCTTCTGATTTACAATAAGATTAATAATATAACTAACAGTTTTCGCAAACCATCTTCAAAGGTGACAGAAAATCGTAGCTAACACGGATGGATAGTTCTCAGGTGTTAAAAATGAAGCTAGAAACAATTTTACTCTTCATAGTGACGTGTTATGAGcagttgtcaaaataaaagccctgaTAAACGTCTCTGAAGATaaccgtattttttttttttttaatgaaatgaaattaaccTGAAAACTATTGAAAGTGTTTGCAACAATGTGGCATCCAGTGGTACAATCAGTTTTCTTGTATTAATTATCGGgtcttttattatgtttttttttttttttttagaagaagttGGTCATTGTGATTTAATTATACCGGAAGTTCAAAGGCAGTcatgttttgtaaataaaatgctCTACGTCCGaggtttatatttatttgtagtCATTAATATGTTATGGACTTCTGTCCTAGAAAGGATAAAATCTGAATTTTTGATGGTTTGTTAAATTGTTCATGAAGTGCTGGAGGAATCTGGCGATCCAACAAGCTGAATTAGGAAGCACATTTTATCTGTGAATATTAGCTTCAACCAGGTACAAATCTGAATTTAAGAGTAAGTTGAGTTATTCACGAATATATGAATAACTGTCATTCGTTTACGCTCATTTTACCAGCGAGCAATATAATGCCCTCACTGTTGTTTTCTTAATTGTAAATGTTGCTTTCATACAGAAATCTGACGTATGGccttatatttcatatatttgagcatattTAAATTCCATTAGTATTTGGGGGCCATTTTTGTACTATTTTAAAATCATATGTACAAGaatgtgactttttatatcagtgaaacccatatatgaacatatatttcATAAATGTGTTTTACCTATATTGCCAGTGGCATTATTgcgaactatacctttaatagaTTTAACATTGCTTACTTGTTGGGTTCCTATCTGTATCTTGTGTCCTTTCTTTGTCCAATGACTCATGTTGCAACTCTATATGAAATAATGTGACAGGCAGTTCTCAAGGCTTCCAATTAACACTGCTTTTGTAATTATTAATTCAGCTGTTCACTCAGTGTTGTTCGCTCATTCCTCTTCGACAGGTACAGTCGTTTAACCTCCATTATGTGGGATGTTGAGATCAGGGGCATGGCATCAGCCCATGTCATCATTGCATCCTCCATCTTCATGGCAACTGTAGTGCCTGCTGTGTTGGTGGAAAACTTCTCTGTTTATGGGACTCACATGGTTTGGCTGTATTCTGTGGCCGGATCTGTTGCTGTAGTCAACATTGCAGTGTTTTGGCTTCTAGGCATCAGTCCaccaacaaagaaaaacacactgAGCTTCAAGGTATAGGGAGCAGCAGAGTTTTCTCCAGTGATTTGTCAGTTGGTGACTTAAAGGAATGAGTTTTATAAAGTTCAGTGAAAGAAGAAGGTTTGgtggaatattttgaaatatctcatgGAAATGTATAATTTTCATAGTGTTTTCGTTTGTTATTTGTTCCACAGATCAATAGATTGTTGAGATGCTGTCTGTACTTTCTACTGTCATGCCTCTTTTTTCATAGTGTGGTTGTACTGTATGGCGCACCTCTACTAGAGTAAGTAATGCGTGTGTATTTGCTTGGCATCACAAAATGTAGAGTCATTTTGTGAATGCCAGATGTTTAAGTCTTATGTCATGTTGCAGGTCTGCCTTGGAGACGTTTTCTCTGGCTGTGCTACTGTCGACACTTACTACATTGAGATGTTTGTGCATACTGGGCCCTAACATACAAGCGTGGATCCGGGTTTTCAGCAGGGATGGGTATGTGCTGTATAAATTATGCTTCATTAACAGTATGGGAAGTGGGCTTGTTGAGCAGTTCatgtgttacactgtattcttcCACAGCTGAAACCCTCTATGGCTGAAATCCACTAGATGGAGACCTTGATCAACTTTTAGAAATGGGTGCAACCATTCACAAACAGCTTTAGAGTGTAGTCtaagaattattttaaaaagagagcCTGAAAAATTTGAATAAATGACACAAAACCATTTTAAAATGGCAATTGTAATGTGTTAtctgcatttaactttaaatgaGGGTGGCTTAATGCTGTTAGACAAATTAATCCCCCATGGCGCATGAGCTGGTTCTGATCTTTCCCAATTTCTAATTGTATATTTTCACATAGGCTAAAGCACTGTCAATGTCAGTTAATAAAATCAGTAATGCTTCTCTGTATGTAGCATATAAGCTTCAATGAGATGTTGGACAATTACTTGAGACTGAGATGTTTAGAAACAAGCACAAACTCAGACTACAGAAGCATGTTTTGTGCTATCATTTAGTTATTGTTTCCAGTGGTATGATGTCAGAGATGGTGTGTGTTTATACAGCTGTAGTAtctgtttaacccttaaattcatggtaattttcccaaataCTTTTACACATTCTGGTCTTTAgcgacccggcacttatatctataaaaaattgatgtacaaaatgcccagatagtgtataATTTTACAAAtactttcaagacaattagaaaacaattaaataaaatatattttgatgttttatttttcacaaattaaagacataatgcaacaaatcaggacaaataaagaacaggattcattattttcacactgaaatttcatgagatgcaactggctgtcaaacacatattgagctacacataacaatATACACATGTGTAATACGTGttacttatgtgtatcttatgtgtattttctcaggcacttgttgagtTTAAATGGATGCACAACGtccattatttcagtagtacacccaaatgacaatagtcatatcatacttttcatgtgttgCACTTGTTAAAGTTTACTTCGatgttgttttttcataaaatagcaatgtcaaatgtaaatcaagtcaataacttaaacatcagtgccaccttgagtaagaaataaaaagtataatatgtatgtgtataaaatactgataattcaccattgttgtatagttcattgttgcacagaaagacagcatgatatagtatttatttgtatgaatatagtactcatttatcttgtaatacacaaagaaatagatatcctgtgatggtaaacttaaatagatatgaaataattataaaaatataatttatgaaagtgcaaaaaaaaaagaaaacaaaatgacttGCATACCTCAGGTCAAACCCCCTATACACTTTTGCtacttaaatcattataaatttaattatttggtttttgtttttgcaattttgtcattttttgtgtctatttataaaatatagattgaggaatactaaagaggtgtgggcacaactccaaaaaatggatgaggtatgGGGGTGGAATGAGttcccgggtctctaaagacccggaggtatgcgtttaagggatAACACTGCAGGAAATTTGTTTCTTAGAGGTAAATACTCAAGAATTTCTCTGAGCAGCTGAGTCCATGACCTTTTTCCTTGAACACTCTTACTCCTCTATCTTCATCTTTAGGGGCCAATCACAGAAGATGCGAagcccctattgtatctgttaatgttcttattattctttttcCGCTGTTGAAGTCtataggaaagttatgaaatttggcacactgctAGAGGATACTCTCAAATGTAACTGACCCAAATTTGCTGGCTTTAACTCAAACCCCATAGTAGTGTAACTGTTCAAAATTTCAGCCTATAACTATAACTttcagaaacaaaattatttttcctgtgattccttgggtcatgctaCATctaaatagagctgttcagcttgtagtccaaaaacccggaagagaatttgccatgggttcccttgggattttccaatgggtttttataatggggtttttgaacttatgagaaaaataaggtctTTGGTAaccattacttgacgatacgtggacgttttgttctacaacataaattacacacagtcatacctcaaacgggAATTTTGAAGCAGTATTGAATTacatccttttttaaaaaaaaaaaacgcggcGATTTCAAacttcacgtttgaggtatgaccgtgtgtaatttatgttgtagaataaAACATCCATGTATCATTATGTAATGTTATAATGTTCTATAGGTTTTGCCATTTTTGAGTTCCGCCCACTAGATTTTACGACATttaaaattttctgaaaaacctactttttcgaagtCCTCTAAGACCGTTTGTCCATTTTACTAAATTTTGCACgtatcatctagagacactcatgaaaaaaaaattattcgatTTTTCatgatagaccaaaccgttctcTTGTAATGGTTCAACCAATTTGACCacgagcacgccaaaatggacatGAGGCTCTAAGTTCGCAACACTTTAGTGTATTGACACCTTGGTATATGTCATCACAATCATGACTTGAGGGTACCTACAAAGTttcggcacacacacacacacacacacctagtgGTCAGGAAAAACTGTAAGTACAGTTTTTtcatatttgtactttacttgagtatagatatttctttggactttcacttcactacattttaaagagaaaatttaTACTTTTACTCCGATACATTTCTCCACACCCTTTCGTTACTTTTGTTAcaagatagtgatgtgtgatttgttgaaagaatcatttgagtcaaatcttttaaatttgatttctttgaagtcaacaaaaagattcaaaaagcgatctgaatgattcgttttgtGAATCATGAATCTGAttcaaaatcacaagcgaagcgcGTGCCAGATTATGTGTTCTGTCGTCTGTCTCcgctggggaagacaagaaactgcttatgcaagtttaaatttgttttttgactTATCAATTTGATAAGTtttggcttaaacattatgaaagctgttaaataatgaagttataTGTGATCATTCTCCcacctttccaggagacctgttcatataaaagtcaataacgtgttcacattttacatttagcaaagtgcgatgtgtatgaataattaatgtaccagcgctcatgaaaatatccaacaatatttatttttatattttatgaagatgtgaatggtctttgcctaagttttctggtggttgctaaagttttatattttctttggagcacatttatgctacagtatgtgcttactagggttttctggatggttgctagggcatgctatgcagttgtcaaggtgatctgctgtgtgttttggcgcattgctacagtatgtggttgccaggttgttactgtGCTGTTGCCaagttgttttctgtttttagcacattgctctgcagttgccagggtgttctaggtggttgtcaggttgttgctatgctgttgttaagttgttttaactctgtttttagcacattaccatgcagttgccagggtgttctgggtggttgcttattggcccaaataaaaagagcccacccccaaaagtctctgttctggtcactaatatgactcaactctCTCTTTCAgtgttccaatttttatggactgtggtgttcatttacactcatcccataaatataatcattctgatgtgacttgaatgcgccattaaaggaatagtttgtttaaaaattaaatttctcataattttctcaccctcattcgatccaagatgtgtatgactttaattttgtttctgtagaacacaaacaaaaaaagattttcagaagaatatcgctgttatgtaggtcaattcaatgtaagtgaatggtggccagacctttgaagctccaaaaagcacataaatgcagcgtaagagtaatccataagactccagtggtttcgtcaatgtcttctgaacagatccaattggttttgggtgagaatagaccaaaatataactcctttttcaactataaaccttgacattatcagtctccttggcgatcaggatttcaggcttgattacactttctatagcaccatctagggctctgcgcatatgtcaagcactagaaagtgaaattgaacttgaaatcatgatcatgcttagagattgcaatggcaagatatatagtgaaaatgagttacaatttggtttgttctcacccaaaaccaactgaatcgcttcagaagacatggatttaaccactgtagtagtatggataactttatgctcccttaatgtgctttttgtagcttgaaatgtctggtcaccattcacttgcattgtatggacctatagagctgaaatgttcttctaaaatctttgtgttctgcagatgaaagaaagtcatacacatctaggatggcatgagggtgagtaaatgatgagcaccaccaatcaaataagttgccatgggtttaatgaactgttctgtaAGCTAggcaatttacttgtacttttgatacttatgtaaatttaaaatcagttactttattacttttacttaagtcattTTCTCATGGGCTACTTTAACATTTACTTGAGttaatttccatgaaggtatctttacttttactcaagtatgacaaattaTACAACACTGCTTTTGATTAATTTGGCCTATTGTCATAAGACTTGTGTCGTTACCttccttgggtcatgccgagTGCATTAATACCAAATTTGTCTTGATCGGCCATACTTCCTgatggccattttgaatttaattgaaaacctactttttcgaactcctagaACACAAGTCCAATTTGCACAAAATTTTACTTCTATCATCTTTAGACACTGATgacaaaaaattatgaaaagctttttgatagaccaaactgttTTTGTGTTACTCATCAATGAATTTAATGGCAAGATGCCAATAAGGACTCTGAAGCGGTATCTCTTGAATGCTTTGGTGTATTGACATAAAACTTCATATACAGTATGGCATTGTGAGCCCTTACCATACAatatcaatttggtgacagcgccacctattggtcaaaagttataagcatttGTATAACACTaagtaataaaacaaatgtttttttgtttttcaccacTTTGCTCAAAATCATCACCAGGATTCTATATTCAATCTAAGTGCTTGCCATTGGTGTGCTTGGCTCTGTAAtttctgcttgcagctatatttctaaTTTATATCAGCATACAAACCCTTTATTTAATAATCTCTTATCCTTAAATAATGCACATATATCTAAATTTGTCAGTGTACTGTAAAGCCATTGTTTGATTAGTTTATCTGTTCATATGAACACTGCTTGTTTTGTACAGTTGTATAAAGTTATTTATACAGAATACAGTTGGTATTCTTGTCTTCATGAACAAAGTGTGTTGTTTGCAGCAAAGTGATGATTAAGTAAGCATTTTGTTTTCAGGGCAATGTCAGTGTGGGACACCTCTCTTCAGATTACCACTGGCTGTAGTGTGGTTGGGGCCTGGCTGGGAGCTTTTCCTATTCCTCTCGACTGGGACAGACCCTGGCAGGTTAGTGTAATGTTGGAACATAACCATATGTACACATACGAATTTGACTCCTTTCTACAGTAATGATGAAATCTTTCAATCCTGTGCACTAATTTATTGCAATGGCAACCTAGTATCACAAATTCCAGTAATAAAAAAAGTGTAATGTGAAGCTGTTAGCACACACGCTTCTGGCTGAGGTGTCATGCCATGTGGGTGATGCAGGTTTGAGTCTGGTCTGCAGCATGTTTAAATCCCATTTCTCCTCTATCCCCAATCATTTCCTGTCTTTCTTTACTATATCTATTTAGTAAAACAAAATCCCCAAAACTATTTAGATTAATGAGAGGGTGTTGTTTAGTCTATGCTTTGTGAAACTTATTAGATATCTGCTTAGGCAGCAGAATTTCAGGATAGGGTTCCTTGTTTTTATGGCTTCTGCTCATATGCTGCATCAGACCTCAGAAAGGAGGAACATTCCAGAGAAGTGTTACTGCTGAAGGTGACTTCCTGAAACTGAGATGGCATACATTAACTCCAACATGTTAGCCTTGCGGGAAGATTGTGCAGTAAGCatattttttgtgtaaattgttgttttacattttacttaTTGATGCTGtctgtatgatatatatatttttctattcaTGTTATTCTCTGTATTCAAAAATTATCTATTGtatccttaaaggaatgttccaggttcaatacaagttaagctcaattaacagcatttgtggcatgatgttgattaccacaaaaaataatttcgactcaccctgaaatttatttataaaagaggggcaaaaattgcagttacagtgaggcacttacaatggaagtgaatggggccagtccataaacacgaaaatacagtttaaaaagtaaagccacaaaatgtaaacattatacatattaacattatttcagtgataaaatagcttactaaccttatctgtgtaaagttttatccatTATTACAACATCGTTGTCATGACATGAGCCTACAATCCTGGTCTTGTATGCaagtttaaacagaaaaggttagtaagtgcactaaaatcatgttaacatgtataatgttcacatattgtggctatacttctgaaacttctgttgtaagtgattgagcttaacttgcattgaacacaGTACATTCCTTTAACACTATTAAACCAACCACTTGTCATTTTTGTGACGTAGATACATGGTACATGTGGAGCTTGCTTTCTTTTATACCATAGTTCACATTTAGACCCACAACTGGGTATTACATTATGAGTGAAATCATCATGTGTAATCTGAACAACTACAGACTGTTGTCAAATAGAAAGCAAATTATGCATAGTTAACATTGAGAGCACTTTAGACAACATGTCCCCCTCAACCAATAAATCTGCAAGGACAGCCTGAGACAGACTTTGTTGGGAATAAACCAATCTTCATGAAAAATTAAATTTCTCAAAACATGGAAGGATTGTGCTTAGTGTTCAATTATTCATGCATTGCACAAAGACATTGATCAGAGGCCAGCGTGTGCCCTCATTTTGCCCTCAAGATGTCACACTGAAGTCTCCCATGTGTGCTTTCTGACACGCTCTCAACACACAGATGTCTAGACGAGACTGCAGCATTGAGACTGATGAATTATGGTAGTGAGAAAGCTGTAGGGAGTGCAGTTAGGTTGGCGTAGGGTGATTCTACAACACATGATAGAAGTGTGAACTAATGAGAAACTCTAGGGTGGTTGAGTCccggcgcacacacacacacacacactgtcctcTTCACTGCCATGACACTCCGCTATAATGGTGCCCATATCACTTCCATGGTCTTGAGATAATTGAAAAATCAATTTTATTAattctaattaatttttttaattctgagCCACTATGCAAATCTTCAGTCATCTATTCAGTAAAGTATTCTGCcttaatctgtaaaacagaagATGACAAGAAAAGTGTGTGTAGGAGTAATCAAATATGTTTTGTCAGCTGCTACTCAGTCTCTTCAACTTAATATAATaacaaaaccaaaaaatgcatatttttaaaatgatgtgtgtTTTGTGCGCAAGTCTGAAATATGCTTTAAGAAGCTATGAAGAggcaataagacaaaaaaaaaaaaaaaagacgaaatgttataaaaacctgttttataatcattacatttaaattatatccACTTGGGCATCAACAGTTTAAGTTTTGTCTTGATTTTCAAATTCTCACAAAACCATTGTGCCTTTGGATTTTTAGATTTGCATTCCATTTATCTACTGTTcatatgtaatatttataaaggCTTTTTTCATTGTTCACAATGTGCTGGAAGCTTCAAAGACCACTCAGACATCTTTACATATTTGCAAGGTCTGcaagaaatttatttttaaaagcaaataaTGTTTCAAATCACACGaagcaaaaaattcaaaatgcaaaGCAGTCGGCACAGACCTGAGAGGCAAGGCCACCAATACGTGAAACTCAAACTCTACattaaaaaaagaggaaaaaaaaaagcagtcttGAATACAAAATTTGGTTGGCAGAACACCACAGGGATTTTGAAGAATTCACAGCCAATCACTTGTGCTCCTGCAGTTTTAGATCTTTTATTTTTGTGGCTCCTCTGTCTAGGTTTGGCCCATCTCCTGTACACTTGGTGCAACTACTGGATTTCTGACTGGCCTTCTCACTGCTCCTATCTGGATCCACTGGCATCGCAAACAGCTCACCTACAAACTTAAGTGAGGAAAAGGTCTCAAAGTTACAGGCCTCGAGGAactgagagagtgaaagagatacAGGCTTGTGtcaaaaatagagagagagaggaaaaaaaaatatatatatatatatatattgtccatcCCGGTGCCAGGTCCATGTGCATGTTCCAAATCCCAGAAATGACGTTTAACTCTGAGGTCACATTTCCAACAATAAAAATCTGTTGTTGtgagtttgttttttctttttctttgttgaataaaatatttcatttgttGTATGCTCCTCATggcagtatatttatatttatttcataatttctCTTTATCTTCTTGTAAATTATGCCAGTGCTGACtgagaaaaatgttttgcaaaccAAAACTGAAATGCACAGTTTCCCTATTAGAAGTTAAATAAAGTCTTACTTCTGTAAATGACTGATGGGTTTGGCTGTGCTGTTTAGACACTCTGGGTTTCCTCCCTCAAATGTACTCGTGCTCACAGTGCCAGACACGAAAATGCAGattgtttttaaatcaatagtAGGGGATTCTCAGACATTTGTGTCTCTTCACTTTCTTTTCTGTGTGCTTGAGTGTGCAATAAGTTATGATCTCTCATCATTGTCCTTGTATGCCACCTCAAAGTTTAGTGTTCTTGTGTTGCTTGTCCCTGAACATCATGTTTTTATGTCAGTTGTTCTTGTCATCCCCCATACCTTGTTCATAATATCTGTTTTCTCAGTTGTAGAGATTGTAATATGGTTGTCAGTTGGACATGGAATCACCATCATTTGTTATAAGttcttgctctctttctcctGGATGCCCCTGAGCTGGTGTATCAGTCCCCCTCATGTGATCAGGCAGCAGTTAATGCAGCGTGGGCCCAGTCTTCGCTTGTGGGCACCTTTCTTAGGAGCCAGAATGGCTATAATGGCCTCATCGAACACAGTCTTCAAGCCTTTCTGTGTCAGTGCTGAGCATTCAACATAACAGCAGGCACCAATCTGAAAAGGCATAGAAAAGGTCTAATGAGACACTGTTTCTTTGCAATAGCATCTCACAAGCACCAGCAAGTCATGACAACGTGGTTTTTCCCTTTCCCTTTGACCAATGTCTGAGATTTCTCCCAGTAGagagttttgtttttaaacttgAAGAGGAAGTATCCCCTTTCCCTTACCTCCTTTGCAAGCTTTTGGCCTTGTTCTGTAACAATGGGCTTCTCTTTCACATCGTTCAGCTTGGCAATAGTCTTTGGGTCATCACGCAGGTCGATCTATAGCCAAGAAAGGGGACAGGGAGAAAGTCACAGATAACTAAAATATGTTAAAGTTGTAAttcctggggcctgggtagctccgtggtaaaatacgctggctaccacccctggagttcgctagttcgaatcccagggcgtgctgagtgactccagccaggtctcctaagcaaccaaattggcctggttgctagggagggtagagtcacatggggtaacctcctcgtggtcgctataatgtggttcgttctcggtggggcgcatggtgaattgagcgtggttgccgcggtggatggcctgaagcctccgtggcaacgtgctcaacaagccacatgataagatgcgcgggttgactgtctcagacgcggaggcaactgggattcgtcctccgccacctggactgaggcgaatcactatgcgaccaggaggacttagagcgcattgggaattgggcattccaaattgggagaaaaaggggaaaaatcccccccccccccccccaaaaaaaagttgTAATTCCTGTGCCATCTGCATCCccaaaaaaaactgtaaaaataatagcggttttcaaacaggtttgctGAACAATCCCGCTGTCTGACATTGGTAGATCGATaggatagtcccaccccaaactcacaccattggttgagccaatgttactgtgttttgaaagcatcatagagccacagtgtttactctttttggggaaatcaaccaatgaatggcttatttatagttgccACTGCATACTGAGgaaagtacacacttcacctttaagcaaGTCCAAAGTCTGAAACAAAGTGAGGCACTAACTGTAAGTGCACATGTGCTCTCCATATATATTTGGTGGAAGAGATTCCATATGATGAGGTTTGTTTTTAGAGCAGAAGGTTCTAGGAAATTCAACCCAAGTCCAGATGGTGGCATGCGCCTGCAGACTCCCCTTTCACATACAAAGTTCCACCACATTTGTCTAGGAGGGTCTCTGTCTCTACTGTTTCCAATTAAAATTCCTCCTTATCCAAGTCTGATTTCTTGCCAGCTACACCAGATGTATAGAGAGGCCCTCTCACTTatcttggggaaaaaaaaaaaaatgggaggaCTCGTAACCTCTAAATATGAAAGCTATAGGAAGGGAAGTCCCGTCTTTCAGTTGAAAGAGGCAATCTTTTTTTGATAGAgatgtttctctttttttatttgtacaaatatgtgcattagctggaccacaTTGATCATACTGTTTCAGTCTTTCCacgttcaagtagataggagctgtacttgtttTCCCATTACCTTCATAGAAAAGGACAGGGGGCTTTAACAAGATGGTCACCAAGTGGACTGATTTGCCTTAAAGTGACTTCCATAACCATAACTCACATATGATCATTTAAATTTCATGATTTTTTCACCTCTACGTATTGAGaatagtgatcgaccgatatgggtttttaatggccgatgcagaTATCCAGAGTGCAGgatggccgataggccgatacaatgccgacatatcacacaatttaatatagtaaataactaacaaaattgctaaataaaaatgaataaactgttatttagcactatatttactcaatttcacactgaactttaaatttgtaaaaaaaatattgtattttaaaatggtagatagcggtttcttctgatttctgttca
This window harbors:
- the LOC127423427 gene encoding phosphatidylinositol-glycan biosynthesis class F protein-like translates to MWDVEIRGMASAHVIIASSIFMATVVPAVLVENFSVYGTHMVWLYSVAGSVAVVNIAVFWLLGISPPTKKNTLSFKINRLLRCCLYFLLSCLFFHSVVVLYGAPLLESALETFSLAVLLSTLTTLRCLCILGPNIQAWIRVFSRDGAMSVWDTSLQITTGCSVVGAWLGAFPIPLDWDRPWQVWPISCTLGATTGFLTGLLTAPIWIHWHRKQLTYKLK